The sequence CAAGCCGCTTTGGCTATTCAACAGGCGGTCGACAGGTTTAACCGCTCTCAACCCCACACACTCAACACTCGGCTTGGGCTTCATTACGGTGAAATGCACCTGGGCAACGTCGGATCAACTGATCATTTTGAATACCGGGCTGTCGGCGATGTTGTTAATACCGCAACCCGCATAGAAGGACTAAACAAAATCCTGGGCACCCGCATTTTAGTTACAAACGAGGTTGTCCATGATCTTGATCATTTTATAAAGCGGGAACTGGGGCTTTTTATTCTCAAAGGCAAAACCCACCCCGTGTGTGTCTATGAATTAATCGGTTTAAATTTATCCGGCCTTGTAAATCCCGCGGATAGAGCCAAAGATTTTGAAAACGCCCTGCATTTATTTCAGTCTTATCAATGGACTCAGGCTCATGATTCATTTTTAGCAATAGCCGAAAGGTATCCGGATGATGGGCCTGCTCGTTTTTATTTAAATTACCTCACACATCAACCCGCCCCATCAGAAGATCTAATCATTGATTTCAAACAAAAAAGCGTCATCGACTTAGGTAATATTACCACTGCCTTGCAATAGGAAAGTTTATGAACATACAATGAACTGAAGCGAAATTTTGTGATAAGGTTCATTTACTTTTTTGCAAATCGCTGGACAGTAAACTCATTTTTTAGAGAAGCTTTACGCCTCTAAATTTTGCTGCATGCATTTGCATCAACTGCTTATCCCGGACCCGTCTCTCCTTGTCATTTTCTGAAATCGACTACGATTGACTCAAGAGGTGGCGAGCCTAAGCGCCTAATTTATTTGCAATCATCTTAAAATGAACAGAATCGCTCAAGGTTACCTTTTATTAGTCCTTCTTACTTGCTCTTGTACGACCTGGGCGAAGGGGGACTGCGAGCAGTGGATCGCCAAATTGGCATCCGGACAGGGAAAGGTTGATATCCAGCATCCGAGTGATACACAGTGGCTATCAGTTAAACAGGAAGAAATTTTTTGTCCAGGTGATAAAATCCGGACCGGCAAAAGAAGCCGGGCAACATTATTACTGAGCAATCAAACCCTTGTCACGCTGGATCAAAATTCCACACTGATTTTTTCGCAGCCTGAAGAGGAAAATATTCCATGGCTTTTAAAGCTACTCCAAGGGTCCGGATTTTTTAGAAGCAGGCAGACACAACAACTGAATATCCATACGCCTTTTATCAATGCCGTCCATGAAGGTACGGAATTTCTGGTTGAAGTCGACGCAACGCAAACCCAAATCAGTGTTTTTGACGGACAAGTCGCCGCTCAAAATGAGCTTGGCAAGATTTCCATACGTCAGGGCTTTACGGGGCTTGCCTCCGCTAATCACCCCCCCCACATTCAAGCGTTAACGATAAAACCGGAAGATGCCGTGCAATGGTCTCTCTATTATCCGCCCATTATTGACGACTCATCCGGTGGCCGTTTTGCCGCTGACAACAATCTGATTCCGGCTTTGGAAGCTTATAGGCAAGGACATAGCTTTCAATCTCTTGCCGCTCTTGATGCGGTGCCGGCTGAACAGCACAATGTCCATTATTTAACCTTGAAAGCCGCTCTTCTCCTTACCGTCGGCAGAGTCGATGAAGCCGAGCCCTTGATTAATCAGGCACAACAACTTGAACCCACCAGCAGTGATGCGTATGCGATAAAAGCCGTTATCGCTGTCGCAAAAAACCAGCAACAACAAGCATTGGAATGGGCCAATCAAGCCGTGACTGCCAATCCAGAATCTTCGATCGCAAAAATAGCCCAGTCCTATGCCTATCAATCCTTATTTAATATTGATGAGGCATTAAAATCCACTCAAGCAGCCGTTAGATTAGCCCCTGATAACGCCCTGGCCTGGGCAAGACTGACAGAATTACACCTCTCGATGAGCGACCAGGACGCGGCTCTTCTAGCCGCTCAAAAATCCAGTCAACTTAATCCTCACCTTGCCAGAACACAGACTCTTACCGGTTTTGCCAATTTGGCCCGGACCAACATAGAACGGGCAAAAGAAGACTTTGAACAGGCTTTGGCGCTTGACTCGTCCGACCCTTTGGCACGATTAGGGCTGGGTCTATCGAAAATCAGAAAAGGTGATATCGAAGCAGGAAAAACCGATCTGGAAACCGCAGTCAATCTGGACCCCAACAATTCCGTTTTGCGCAGTTATCTCGGCAAAGCCTATTACGAATTGAGAAACTCGGACTTTGCGAGTACCGAATTTAAAATTGCGAAAGAAATGGACCCCAAAGATCCTACCCCCTGGTTTTATGATGCGATATTAAAGCAAACCACCAATCGGCCGGTTGAAGCGCTCCATGATATGCAACACGCAATTGAATTGAATGATAATCGGGGCGTGTATCGATCAAGATTATTGCTGGACGAGGATTTAGCCGCCAGAAGCGCAAGCTTGGGTAGAATTTATAATGATTTGGGCTTCCAGGAGTTAGGTCTGCTGGAGGGATGGAAATCAGTCAACATTGATCCCACTAACTTTTCTGCACACCGGCTAATGGCCGATAATTATTCCGTCTTACCCAGACATGAAATTGCGAAAGTCAGCGAATCGCTGCAAACTCAATTACTGCAGCCGATCAACATCACGCCGGTTTTACCTCAAATGGCGGAAACAAATCTGAAAAATGTTGACCACCTAGGCCCTGGCAGCCTTTCCCTGAATGAATTTAATCCTTTGTTCGCCCGCAATGGTGTCGCCCTCAGAGCCTCTGGCATTGCTGGAAGTCAGAACAGTTTAGGGGATGAAGTCATTCTATCGGGTTTATGGAATCAATTTTCCATAAACCTCAGCCAGTTTCATTATCAAACCGATGGCTACAGAACAAATGATCATATTAAGCAAAATCTCTATAGCGCGTTCACACAGATCGCGTTAACGCCCAGCACTAGCGTGCAACTCGAACTCCGAAAAAAATCAACTGAATATGGCGATATAGCACAAAGAATAAATAATTTTCACCGGCCAAATTACCGCGATCTTTTCGACGAAGAAACTATCCGAGGGGGCCTTAAATTCTCCCCCAATAAAAGTCATACTGTTTTGTCATCTTTTATCTATAAACACGCCAAACAGCATACTTCAGATAATGAAAATTTCGATACGCTGACAATCCATAATGACGATCGTACCAAAAGCAATGG comes from Methylicorpusculum oleiharenae and encodes:
- a CDS encoding FecR domain-containing protein; the encoded protein is MNRIAQGYLLLVLLTCSCTTWAKGDCEQWIAKLASGQGKVDIQHPSDTQWLSVKQEEIFCPGDKIRTGKRSRATLLLSNQTLVTLDQNSTLIFSQPEEENIPWLLKLLQGSGFFRSRQTQQLNIHTPFINAVHEGTEFLVEVDATQTQISVFDGQVAAQNELGKISIRQGFTGLASANHPPHIQALTIKPEDAVQWSLYYPPIIDDSSGGRFAADNNLIPALEAYRQGHSFQSLAALDAVPAEQHNVHYLTLKAALLLTVGRVDEAEPLINQAQQLEPTSSDAYAIKAVIAVAKNQQQQALEWANQAVTANPESSIAKIAQSYAYQSLFNIDEALKSTQAAVRLAPDNALAWARLTELHLSMSDQDAALLAAQKSSQLNPHLARTQTLTGFANLARTNIERAKEDFEQALALDSSDPLARLGLGLSKIRKGDIEAGKTDLETAVNLDPNNSVLRSYLGKAYYELRNSDFASTEFKIAKEMDPKDPTPWFYDAILKQTTNRPVEALHDMQHAIELNDNRGVYRSRLLLDEDLAARSASLGRIYNDLGFQELGLLEGWKSVNIDPTNFSAHRLMADNYSVLPRHEIAKVSESLQTQLLQPINITPVLPQMAETNLKNVDHLGPGSLSLNEFNPLFARNGVALRASGIAGSQNSLGDEVILSGLWNQFSINLSQFHYQTDGYRTNDHIKQNLYSAFTQIALTPSTSVQLELRKKSTEYGDIAQRINNFHRPNYRDLFDEETIRGGLKFSPNKSHTVLSSFIYKHAKQHTSDNENFDTLTIHNDDRTKSNGYQLESQYLFHGERFNLISGAGYSNQPYKQNNLFQATEEGELIFVEPFTVSEKIEYHNFYAYTPIVLTSFAKMTLGLSVDTLNQSEQDQTRINPKVGLILNPTDWTTLRYASFSTMKRPVLSNQTLEPTQVAGFNQFFDDTNGTFAWRHGIGLDQRLSTDLFGGVELTKRTLTGGGRSDRDEYYHRSYLNWTPTVNLVLSAEYGYENIKRDYVNDTQDSTNPAETLTHTLPLSVAYFMESGLFAKVTSTYVNQKVDFVAETSGTDRLDSQFWNTDFSIGYRLPKRYGLIKLSINNIFNHKFDYQSPNSGTGEPLSSPYQPERFISSTINLAF